The DNA region CCTTCGCGTCCAAGTCCGCGAAGAGGCAGGTGGCCGCCGCCACGTCGTCGTCGCGGCCGCGGGGCCGCGAGCGCGGGTAGACGCCGAAGAACACATGCGCCCGTCCTGACATGGAGAGCGCGAAGCGGGCGGCGGCGCCGACCCCCTCGGGCAGGGGGAAGAAGCGCTGCTCGGGGCGGCCGCCGCCCTCCGGGATCAGGCGGATCTCCAGGTGGCCCGCGACGCCGGGCTGGTCGTAGAGAAGGCGCAGGAGGGCGAGGGCGTCGGCGTCCGATGGCGCGCTGGCCGCTTGTCCGGCGGCCTGTGGAGCGGGTGTGGACGGGCCTGTGGACAGGTCGCGTGCGGCTGTGGACATCCGCCGTCGCCCTCCCTTCCGTGAGGTCCAAAAAGGCAAAAGGCCCGGCCCCAAAGGGCCGGGTGAACGGTTGGCAAGTGGCAGGGGCGGCGGGACTTGAACCCGCAGCCAGCGGTTTTGGAGACCGCCGCTCTGGCCGATTGAGCTACGCCCCAGCGAGATCACTGTGGACGGCGGCGGGATTCGAACCCGCGTCCCGCACCCGGCCCGCGCGCATGCCGGTGGGTCGCTCTTGCCCGTTGAGCTACGCCGTCCCGAAAGCTGGTGGGCGCGGCAGGGATCGAACCCGCGTCCGCCCGATCAAGAGTCGGGAGCCCTGCCGTTGGGCCACGCGCACGTGAACTTGGCTGCCCCGCCACGACTCGAACGTGGATCTCCGGGTCCAGGGCCCGGCGGCCTGCCGGTTGGCCGACGGGGCAGCGATCCGTTTCCTGGCGGCACCGGAGGGACGGGGCCATCCATCCTCTCCGGCGCCCGCGTCATCGTTGATCGTCAGAACAGGTCCGGCTCCCCGCCCGCGCCGGCGGCGGTGGACGCGGCCGCCCCGGTGGCGACGGCCTCTTCCTCGTCCTCGCCCTCCTCCTCGGAGATCAGGCTCGGCGAGGAGAGCCAGGCGTCGATGTGATCGCGCAGACGCACGATCCGCCCGTAGACATCGGTCGCCTCGTCGTTGGTGAGCGCCCGCAGCGTCTCGATCGTGAGCACGCCGTACTGGCGGAGCTCGCCGGCGACGGCCTGCTGGTCGAGCTTGGCCCGAAGGCGCACCTTGACCGTGGAGATCCCCTGGCCCTTGGTGGCCTGCTCGGAGATCCAGTTGACGACGGTCTTGATCGACATGGGCGGCGCCGAGACGACGATCGGCATCGCGTAGCCGTCGGGCAGCACCAGGAGCAGCCGCTTCTCGCGGCAGGCCTTGCCGCGTGTGCGCTGGCCCTTGTCGTTGACGGCCGAGCCCCACTTGTTGTGGGGGCACGTCGCGCAGGCGCGGACCTTGCCGGCGTCCTGGCCCAGCTGGACGACGCCGAAGTCGCCGTCGCGCCCGGTGCGGTCGAGGACGCACTCGGCCAGCCGCATGGGGTTCCCGGCGTCGTCCGTCACCGTGACGGTGTGCCGGCGGGCCTTGCGCACGGCCAGGATGACACCGGTGATCTCCGCCATGGTCTCGGTCGTGGTGGTCGACACGAACGATCCGGGGCCGGGGCGGTAGAAGATCGGGCGAAACTCGGTGATCTCGTCCTCCAGCGTCAGCTCGGAGAGCGCCTTGACGGCGTCGCCATCGAAGGGGATCGGGGCGGTCTGGGCCGTCGGGTCATGCTGGTCGAAGAGGTTCAGGGCCATCGTGCCTTCCTCCCTTGGATCCTTGTTCTGCGGTCAGTAGGCGTCGCGGCAGATCTCGCGGTACGGGCAGCGTGCGCAGCCGAACTTGTTCTGCGGGTTCGGCCAGTAGCGCCCTGCGGCCACCGAGTCCGCGGCCGCCGCGACGATCCGCGCGAGCCGATCGTGGTCCTTCGGCCCGCGCGAGGTCTCGAGCGTCAGGGCGTAAGGCTTCTTGGTGCGGACCAAGTAGTCGAATGCCACCCCCCTTTCCGTCTCGCCGGTCAGCTCGCGGTAGGCGAGCGACTCGGCCGTCGCCTGAAGGTTCTCGTCGAGGTCGGCCTGCGCCGGCTTGCGCCGCGTGGTCTTGAGGTCGCGGACCCATCCCTCCGCGATCACGTCTGGGATGACGGTCATCCGCACCCCCGCCACGCGGATCTCGGTGCGCACCTCGATCGCGATCGGGCGGCCTATCCTCGGCAGCACCTCGGCCTGCCACAGCCCGTGCAGGGCCGCAGCTTCGTCGATGAGGGCCGTCGGATCCGGCGGGGCTGCTCCCACCTCCTCCTCATCGGGTCCGGACGCCGCGCTGGCGCCGGCCATCTCGTCCAGCCCGGCCTGGATCTCGGCGGCCATCGCGGCGCCGGGACTCTCCAGCGGCGCCCCCGCGTCGGACGCCGCAGCGTTCGGGGAGATCGCCCGCAGGGCGATCTCGGCGGCGCGGTGGACTGCGCGCCCCAGCACGCTCTCCACGGTGTCCGTCACCGCCGGCAGCTGGTCCACGTGGCGGAAGCGGAAGTAGGCCGGGCACCGCAGCCAGTCGCCGAGCTTGCTAGGACTCCACGTCTGCTCCTCGTCGTCGCTGATCTCCTCGGACAGCCTGCCGAGCCGCCACGCCGGCGTGGGCAGGATCTCGCGCGGGTCGACGGCCAGGACCTCGGCCACGCGCAGCAGCGCATTGGCGCTGGGCCGCCGCCGACCGCTCTCCCAGGCCCGGATGGTGGGGGCCGGGATGCCGGCCCGGGTCGCGAGGGCCGCGACGCTCAGCCCGCGGCGCGATCGCAGATCGCGCAGGGCGGCGGACGGCTCGGCGGCTGTGCTCGGCAAGGGGATCCCTCCTTTCGGCGGGCTTGGCCCTCCCGCTGGCGGGGCCAAGCCAACTGTACCGCATGACTGTCATACTGTCAACCAGGACGTTCTGCTGGGCCGCCCGCCTCTTCGGCGGCGGCGGTTCAGCCGCGGCGCCGGAGGTCCTTCAGCTCAGGGGGGATGCGCACCGGCGGCCAGAGCTCGTCGCACATGTGCCCGTACTCCCGCCGGGCCGTCTCGTACGTGATCCCGTGGTGCTCGGCCAGCCGCATGAGGGATTCGCGCCGCCAAGCCCTCCTGCGGGCCTCCTCCGCCCGGAGGGCGGCCGCGATCTGGGGGCGGGCGTCGATCACGTTGCTCCCCCGGTCCGGTTCGCCGCTGCTCTTCCGCCTGGCCTCGGCCGCCATGCCGGATCCACCTCCCCTGGCGGGATCTTCGAGAAGCCGGATGCGGTGTTCACCGCGCGTGAACGAACTCTGCCATCCAGTCGCTCCCAGGCGCGCCCGTCGGCGCCTGGAGAAAAGTCCGGCCGCCGCCTCCCGGTTCTGGGAGGCTTTGGAAAGTCTGCCTTAACTCTGCCTTCGGAGGCTGTCCTTCGGGGTCATTTCAGGTCCTTTTGAGTCCCTTCCATTCACTCTTCCATCTTATGGAAATCGCCCGCTTTCCCTCGCGGGGCGGGCGATTCCGGCTTTACTCAAGCCTTGTTTCTGGTGGGCGGTAGAGGACTTGAACCTCTGACCCCGTGTACGTCAAACACGTGCTCTGCCAACTGAGCTAACCGCCCGAAATCCCTGGAAGGACTCCGCTGGAGGCGACGGGCGGATTCGAACCGCCGAGTTGGGGTTTTGCAGACCCCTGCCTTGCCACTTGGCTACGTCGCCCAGAAAACCGGGCCCGCCGTCCCCGGCGGGTCGACCTTGCCTTCCGAACGGATCCCAAAGCTGACGCATTCCAAAGGCATTCCAAATCTTTGGAGCGGGAAACGGGACTCGAACCCGCGGCCTCCACCTTGGCAAGGTGGCGCTCTAGCCAACTGAGCTATTCCCGCGTACCTGCGGAGGCGATTGTAGCACGGAGCGGCCGCACGGCGCAACGCGCCGTCGCGCACAGAGCCGTCCCGCGCCTCGGGACCCTCTCGCATCCGTCCGGAGCCCGGCCCGCCGCCCTGGGGTGGCGACCTGAAGCGGGCGTGAAGAGGCGGGCGGGCACCCTACCGCTGCTGCCACCGCCTCCTCAAGGACCCGTCCTGCGCCGGATGGCTCGCGCCCCTCCCCACCGCTACACAAGGGTGGGAGGACGCTCTCCCAACGAGGAAGGATGCGGTGTGCGAGCCGATGTGATCCTGCTTCACGCGCCGGCTGTCTTCGATTTCCGCGAGCGCCCCCGACTCTGGGGCCCTCTGGCCGACGTGGTGCCCTCCAGCTCCGTCTTCGAGATGTATCCCGTGGGCGAGACCAGCCTCCTCGAGCGGCTCGAGCGGGCAGGCTACCGGGTGGGCCTGGTCAACGTCGCCCACCGCATGCTGCTCAGCCCCTCGTACGACGTCGACGCCGAGCTCGCCCGCATGCAGGCCCCCGTCTTCGGCATCGACCTGCACTGGCTGCCTCACGCGGCCGGAGCCATCGAGCTGGCGCGCCGCGTCAAGGAAGCCCACCCGGCTTCCTGGGTGGTGCTGGGCGGTCTGAGCTCCACCTACTTCCATCGCGAGATTCTGGAACGCTATCCGTGGGTGGACGCGGTTCTGCGCGGCGACAGCACGGAGGAGCCCATGGTCCAGATGGTGGACGCCGTGCTCAAGGGGAACCGCTCCCTGGCCGACGTACCCAACCTCAGCTACCGCCAGCCGCGTCCCGCCCACCGGCCGGGCGCCGAAGGCGAGATCCGGGTCAATCCCCTGACGCATGTCCCCGCCACCATGGACGGTCTGCGGGTCCCCGCCTACGACGCCGTCGTCCGCGCCGCCCTCCGCCAGCACTCCATCGCGGACGTGGAGCCCTACCACGGCTGGCGCGACTATCCGACCACCATGCTGCTGGCGGCTCGCGGCTGCACCCAGCACTGCATCGTCTGCGGCGGCTCCAGCGACGCCTACAGGCGGCTCTGCGCCCGCGAGAAGCCCGCCTTCCGCTCCGCCGCGGACCTGGCTGCCGACATCCGCAGCATCGCGCGCTTCAGCCGCCATCCCATCTTCTTCGTCAGCGACCCGCGCATCGGGGGGCGGGAGCGCTGGCGGCAGCTCCTCCAGCTCTGGCGCAAGCGCCCGCCGAAGAACGAGCTGGTCTTCGAGCTCTTCGGCCCCGCCAGCGACCGCTTCTTCGCCGAGCTGGAGGAAGCGCTCCCACGGTGGAGCCTCGAGCTGAGCATCGAGTCGCAGGATCCGGCGCTCCGCCGCGTCAACCGGAAGTTCTCCTGCCCCAACGAAGCCGTCGAGGAGACCATCCGCCGCGCCCTCGCGCATGGCGCGCGCAAGGTCGACCTCTTCTTCATGACCGGGATCTCCGGGCAGGACCGCGCCAGCGCCGAGGCCATGCTCCCCTACTCCCGCCACCTGGTGGAGATGCTGGGCGGGGATCGCCGCTTCGAGCCGTTCGTCGCCCCTCTGGGTCCGTTCATCGACCCCGGCTCCACCATCTGGACGACGCCCGACCGATACGGCTACCGGCTGTTCTACCGGACGCTGGAGGAGCACCGGCAGGCGCTCCACCACCGGACCTGGCGCCAGCTGCTCAGCTACGAGACCCGCTGGCTCAGCCGCGCCGACATCGTCGACGTCACCTACGACGTGGCCACGGGCCTCAACGAGCTGAAGCGCTCCTACGGCGTGATCGGCGAGGCTGCAGCCGCCCGGGTGCGGGAGACCGCGGAACGGGAGCGTGCCCTCCTCGATCGGCTCGATCAGGAAGAATCGCTGGAGGAGGTCGCGACCCCGCTGCCTGCCGGCGGAAGCCTCTGCGCACCCGAGGAGCTGACCTGGCCGCCCGGCCGAGCCCGGTGACGCCGCCGGAGGCGGGGCCGGGCCCGCACGTCCCCGGCGCAGCGGCGCTGCGGGCGCCTGGGGAGGCCCTTCCGCGGCCTTGCTGGTGTGAACAGGTAGAGGTTCAGCCGCTTGCACACAGGGAGCAACAAGGTCCCGTACCTCCCGCCCCTGGCCACGGCTGCGCGTGATGAACGGCCTTGCCCCACGCAGACCGTCTCAAAGGGAGGCGGTAAGCCGTGAAAAGCACGCCGGATGGCCTGGTCGCTGAGCAGCCCTGGCAGTTGGCCGGCGCCGTGCTGCCGGCCGGCGTCCAT from Bacillota bacterium includes:
- a CDS encoding PD-(D/E)XK nuclease family protein: MPSTAAEPSAALRDLRSRRGLSVAALATRAGIPAPTIRAWESGRRRPSANALLRVAEVLAVDPREILPTPAWRLGRLSEEISDDEEQTWSPSKLGDWLRCPAYFRFRHVDQLPAVTDTVESVLGRAVHRAAEIALRAISPNAAASDAGAPLESPGAAMAAEIQAGLDEMAGASAASGPDEEEVGAAPPDPTALIDEAAALHGLWQAEVLPRIGRPIAIEVRTEIRVAGVRMTVIPDVIAEGWVRDLKTTRRKPAQADLDENLQATAESLAYRELTGETERGVAFDYLVRTKKPYALTLETSRGPKDHDRLARIVAAAADSVAAGRYWPNPQNKFGCARCPYREICRDAY
- a CDS encoding TIGR04190 family B12-binding domain/radical SAM domain protein, translated to MRADVILLHAPAVFDFRERPRLWGPLADVVPSSSVFEMYPVGETSLLERLERAGYRVGLVNVAHRMLLSPSYDVDAELARMQAPVFGIDLHWLPHAAGAIELARRVKEAHPASWVVLGGLSSTYFHREILERYPWVDAVLRGDSTEEPMVQMVDAVLKGNRSLADVPNLSYRQPRPAHRPGAEGEIRVNPLTHVPATMDGLRVPAYDAVVRAALRQHSIADVEPYHGWRDYPTTMLLAARGCTQHCIVCGGSSDAYRRLCAREKPAFRSAADLAADIRSIARFSRHPIFFVSDPRIGGRERWRQLLQLWRKRPPKNELVFELFGPASDRFFAELEEALPRWSLELSIESQDPALRRVNRKFSCPNEAVEETIRRALAHGARKVDLFFMTGISGQDRASAEAMLPYSRHLVEMLGGDRRFEPFVAPLGPFIDPGSTIWTTPDRYGYRLFYRTLEEHRQALHHRTWRQLLSYETRWLSRADIVDVTYDVATGLNELKRSYGVIGEAAAARVRETAERERALLDRLDQEESLEEVATPLPAGGSLCAPEELTWPPGRAR